The sequence below is a genomic window from Gossypium hirsutum isolate 1008001.06 chromosome A11, Gossypium_hirsutum_v2.1, whole genome shotgun sequence.
CATAGGAGCACACTCACATGATACAGCGATGTTGGGACCAAAGTCTCGTATGGTTCATTTAAGGTCACAACTCCAGAGACACCAAGATCCTTCAACCGGGGAACATCTGCTGGGAAAGGTACGGCACCTAACAAAATAAACTGAATTCAAGGCAGTGAGAGAAAAAGGATTCAACAGataccataaacatgcatattcagcATGATTCACAGCCTAACAAATAAGTAATCCATGGCAAAGTAAGCTAAAAATAAGGACTTAAACAGATAACCACAAAGCCATACAAGCAACAACATCCAGCTTCAGCATAATTTAACATTCAAGTGAAATTTCGGCCAATCTATGAGCCCTGGCAAGCCTAACAAAAAGGATTCCAGAAAAGCACTACCCCCTCCCTTCCCTTGCCCGCTAGAGACATAACTTGCAAGAAAAAATACTTAATTCATAGTTTTGCAGCAAAAGAACTTGCATAAAAAAGGGTCAAATATTATACCTCATCAACTCTATCCCACCATCTAAATTCAGACTGGATCTTGTTCCTTACAAGATTGTACAACAACGTTGGGTAAAAAAGGGCGCGTGCTCCCGCTCCCACCAAAACCCTTTTTGCGTCCCATACAACCAATCTATCTTCACACAATTGACTCTGATCTTGATCCTGCTGCTCCCCTTCTTTCAATTCCTCAATATgcatctctttttctctctctctctcgaaTTAATTCACAAAGATGCAgacacaaaaaaaagaagaagacaatTTACCCTTGAACCCTAAAAATTACACACAACAAACTCAAATTAACAAGAAAAAAGGTACCATTTAACCTTAATTACCCAGAATTGGAatctacaaaaaaaattaacatggaAATCAACGAAAAACAAGGACGACAATCAACTAAAACAGATGAAAGCTTTAATCAAACAACAATAATTAAGATCTTCAAGCAAAACCCGACTATGGAAAGATGAAAACATGTTTGACCTGGAAATATGCATGATATTcgaaaattaagaaagaaaaaaagagagaaaatgttAGAGGGGCggtgaagaaaataaagaagagatGTCGAGAAAAAAAGAATCCTGAATTAAAGGATTTAAAAGACAAAGCATTAATTTTGGCCCTTTTCTTGCAGAGTCAGTTACTATTTTTCTCTCGCTTTCCCTTTCTTCAACAAACTCTGGAAAGTAACGctaatttatatttctatttaaacTGTAATTATTATCTAATCTCCTTAATTAAGGAAACCAGCAAACCTAACGCCACTCTGGGATTTTCTTGTAAAACGACGACGCTGGGAAGACAACTTTCGTCCTATTCTTTGTGTGATCACGACGGCACCAAGCTCGTGAACCAATAGTAATTgttggattttatttttctctaacTATATTTTATTTCGATAATAATTGCTGACAAAATGGATGAcgtataattaatataatttaatctccacaaataaaatttgatttttggcAAGTCATTTCAATAAATATTGTTATGAAATAAAAGACAAATTGAATTTAGCTgaaacatattattttaatatagacgagtatatatataataataaaatatttataacattttaaatataataaatttaatcttatattttatatttgtaaattaaatttaTGACATACTCAcaatatcaaatatatttgttaaaaattcatataaaaattaaataaataaagacaccctcgtattaatattttttaacatcaacttatattgttttataaaatattaaatgtcaAATGCGTAGGAGTCAAATAATATTTAGAATATAGTATTAGTAGCAgtaattttcttttcactttattgaaaaaaaaacattttattcaaagttaatttaattttctacaATAATTTGTTCCAGTAAACAATAATGTCGTGTAGTTATTAAATTGGTAGTtggattgaattgatttatttgtATTTTGGAAATAGTTGGCtgctatgattttttttttgttcatacgatatgataataaaaagaattttaaccctaaaaaagaaaagaaattaaataagagCCCATCGAGCAATGGGTTGTACctaaaacaattattgtttttttttttaaatataaatatcacTCCGTTGATAGCATAAAAAGGCATTAGACAAATCTTACAACATGAAAAACAGAACAATAGCTTGTAAGGCTATTCATGTTCTTATGGAGCATCATAAGTAAAAGACAAGCATTTCTAACAACAAAAAAATGACAAGCAAACATGACTAAATTTATTCCATAGGCATAATTTGAGAAACCTCACACGAATAAGAAAGAACAGGATACCCTCACAGGGTGAACCCATCATCTTCAAAATAAATGATATTGCGATAGTAGCATCAATATTCTTCACCTTCCTCTTCATCATCTCCACCTTCAGCACCAACTTCTTCATAATCCTTCTCAAGAGCAGCCAGATCCTCACGGGCTTCCGAGAATTCACCTTCTTCCATGCCCTCTCCAACATACCAATGCACAAAAGCTCTCTTCGAGTACATCAGATCAAACTTGTGGTCAATGCGTGCAAACACCTCTGCCACTGCTGTGTTATTGCTTATCATACAAACAGCTCGCTGCACCTTAGCAAGATCACCTCCAGGGACAACAGCTGGGGGCTGATAGTTAATACCGCATTTGAAACCAGTTGGGCACCAGTCAACAAACTGCACGGTCCTCTTCGTTTTGATGGTAGCGACAGCAGCATTCACATCCTTGGGCACCACATCTCCTCGATACATCAGGCAGCAAGCCATGTACTTGCCATGCCTTGGATCGCACTTAGCCATCATGCTTGAGGGCTCAAACACAGCGTTTGTGATCTCAGGAACTGATATCTGTTCATGGTATGCTTTCTCAGCTGAGATAACAGGCGCATAAGAAGAGAGCATGAAATGGATCCGAGGATATGGCACAAGATTGGTTTGGAACTCTGTAATGTCTACATTAATGGCTCCATCAAACCTTAAAGAAGTCGTCAAGGACGATATGGTTTGAGAAATCAGCCTGTTCAAATTGGTGTAAGTTGGCCTCTCGATATCGAGGGATCTCCGGCATATGTCGTAAATTGCTTCATTGTCCAAGAGCACGGCCACATCTGTGTGCTCAAGAAGGGAATGAGTGGACAGAACACTATTGTAAGGCTCCACAACTGCAGTTGAGACCTGAGGAGAAGGATAGATGGTGAACCCGagctttgatttctttccataaTCCACCGACAAGCGCTCCAACAACAAAGATCCAAGACCAGAACCGGTTCCACCGCCGACAGCATTGAACACCATAAAGCCTTGCAGACCAGTGCAGTTATCAGCTAACTTCCTAACTCGATCTAGGCAGAGATCCACAATTTCCTTCCCAATTGTATAGTGGCCTCTGGCAAAATTATTAGCAGCATCTTCCTTGCCGGAAATAAGCTGCTCAGGGTGGAAAAGTTGGCGATAAGGGCCGGTCCGGACTTCATCGATAACAGTGGGTTCCAGATCAACAAAGACAGCTCTAGGCACATGCTTTCCCGAACCCGTTTCGCTGAAGAAAGTGTTGAAAGCATCGTGTGCGACGCCCATTGAGGTGTCGCTCGGCATTGTTCCATCGGGGTGGATTACATGTTCAAGACAGTAAAGCTCCCAGCATGAATTCCCAACCTGAATCCCAGCTTGGCCAATGTGGACGCTAATAATCTCTCTCATCTCTCCCTTCCTCTTTCTTCCTTTACTCGAGAAAAGTAAAGATCTGGAATTTAGAAGACCCGATACGGATGGATCTGAGTTAAATCTGATCGGATCTGATGCAGGTTTGTTAGGGAAAATGGAACGGAACTATGTAAGCAAAGGATAAGGAGTGAACTCAACTGAAGGCTGAGGAGGTGCAATTATACAAAATATCCTACTCATCCACTGTTGAAATATATTAGTAAAAGTACAAACTAGAATCCTCTCCATTTTACTTTTTcctattaaaaagtaaattaatattttcagttaaaaattttacttatttatattattaaaaattgatatagAAGCAGAAATTATCATATCTAAATAtgttttgatccgtttttaacactaaaaataaataaatattttaataaaaaataaaatataattcaagaTATCAATGCAGTTTTGGGTTTTATGCAAATTCAATTCTTTAATGGTAGAAAATTCTAAATGACATACAACATTTCTCAACGCTAGGCGCATAAATCTCACTCGGGATGCGTGAAGGTAAAGTAAATCGATTAAATCTACATATccgattttatagattttgattaagtttgttattttaattaaacttatttaaaagtCGTGAAAATAGTTAGGTCATGTGGATCAACCACATTTGTAATTGAAGCCGCCGATTTTATCTATGCCGCACCATGTTGCGGAAGCTACGTTTTAATaataacttatttttaaaatatttgttaaatttttatttaaagatttttttgaaaaaaattaaatattaattttgatctACCATTGACATTATGGCCAAAAAAATATCCTTGAATAAATATATgttaattgtgaaaaaaattttgaaaatattcaacataacattgaatattttttctaaaaaacactataacattaataaattttttttatattttaatcttaGTTTTTGTAACAGttcaattttcagtagtgtcagaaacagtgattcAAGATCACTAAATTCAACTAGTgagttcaaaatttttattatttaattattatttatgagtcaagtatgaTTTTAGAAGACTTTTGAATTAATGATTTGTGTTTTAGAAAGAATTATTAGGTTAAGTGATTTCAAAAAtaaggtattgagacctcgatttcataaaccaagctgtaaatatttttataaatatttatggagtgttattgagttaatattaaagtttcgttagaaaattttaacgttttaatagttaattaattaaaaatgactaaattgaaaaaggtgcaaaattagttaattaaagaaatagtgattaaatagcttaagtggtgAATAAGGGAGGACCAAAAAGGAAATTATACACTTATTAAAAGGCTGAAACGGCATGTGTAGGAAAAAAATCTTGAAATTGGATGATTTAagagcaaaatggtcatttgggaaattaaagtaaaaaaacaaTAACGAAATtgaaatctagacatttcttcatcaatCTTCAGTCAAAAACACCATAGGAGAGTATTCAAAAGCTGGTTTTCATAGTTTTACTccatgtaagttcaattcttgtttatttcttatattttttatggttttgagacttttacaatttagtctaactatatgtttcattagtttttgatttcatgggcaattttgaaagttaccattgatgagtgttggatgtttatgatgaattaacatagaattaaagctctaattttgttatgtgatgattttattaagtgatttaaatagaaattgatttttaggactaaattgtgaagaataaaagaattagGGTTTGCTATTAAATTTCTATAAATCAAAGGCTGTAAGATAACTTAGAATGATGGATAACTTAGAATAATGGAATAAATtgtcaattgagaaaaattagctccaTTGATAGGATATTTGgcgagggactaaattgtaaaaattataaaagttaggctaattgtgtaattttgaaaattgaggggTATTTATTGTGaagtaaattgaaattgaaatatatgctaatgaataaataattttatattatagatcaagagccCGCATATCAACGAGAAAAATAAGAATTGGCATCTTAGTCCTTAACTATTACAAACTTACAATTCAactcaggtaagttcatatggttaaattttaatgattatttattaaattgatgaatgttataatgTAATTAGTCATATTtttattgttgaaaataaaattattattaaactgTGAAatcaaattgaatgtttaaattgaGCAGAATGCGTGATTGAATACAATCGTTTTATGGCTAAAGATGAATTAACGGATAAGACTATAAATCGGTTATGGCACTataaatgtaagaccatggttggaccatggcaatatttATATGtgagaccatagctgggctatgacattcTGGTGATAAGACCATAACTTTGTTATGACACTATGAATGTAAGACCATTGTGGGGTCATGGCAatgcatatgtaagaccatagttggactatggcacaaagaAAGCGATGTACTTATATCCATAAGTCGTTCTTCTATTCAGTAAGAATTGGTAAAagacttatgtgattgaaattgaaagatttataatgtatgatttatttacaatttaatttattatattaagtcCGGTAAGATTAATGTTTAACCTAATGAACTTGCTAAGCTTCAGTAAGTTTACTTGTGGTGTTTAATGCTCCTTATAGATTTATGAGAAATCGGGAGGTCGAATCAACACATcaaatcacactatccaacttgcCAGTAGATTTTGCTAAGCTTACTAtattttatatggcatgtatagggtttgaAATAGCTGagtaaatgttaaaaaaattacactttggttATGTTTCATATCAACTTGGTTTTTCATGTTTGGTATAAGTGTTGGTATGGGCAATGAATGAATtaataaagtatgttaatataggtggttgtatatgtgaattaaaaTTATGTTCTAGGTTAGTTTGTTAAAATATATGTCATTATATGATCAAAATATGATAGAAACTGGTTATTTAGAGATTTTGTTATAActtatacatgtgaaattggttGTGCATAGGTTGATACTAAAAtggggtgagaaaagtggccttaaaatgacctattttcgttcacacggacagagacacgggcgtgtatctcagccgtgtgtgacacacggtcatacgCACGGGTGTatggtttggccatgtgtcccctgcaccttaaaatttCGAAACAGAATACTCAGGTTTTACACACGGCTTAGaatatgggcgtgtggttggctatgtgacccaagtgagagagttacacgggtaaagacacgggctgggacacggcagTGTGCCTTACATCAAAttctcacacggcctaagacacgggcgtatcTCCTAGCCGTCTGagccacacggccagccacacgggAATGTGTCCCTTActcttaagaaaaattttaagatttcaggaaaaattctctgagtgtccaatttagtcccgattcacttctaaggtgtatttttgggcctcaagggcctATCTAAGGGAAAATATGAGTTTTATATAATTGATTCTTGATTTGTATAATAAAGGTAATGAAATATTCGTAATTAGTCTGTAAAGtacgataatgctccgtaactctgttCCGACGATAGATAAaggttagggttgttacagtTGTTTCATCGACTAaattaatgtattaaataaaattattaatttagatcaagatcgggtgaaaaatcgaggaaaataaaaaatttccaaaatgcccctaaactttggtgtttctgcaatttagtcaggtaagttcatgttgtaacgccctcacgcccgagaccgtcgccagagtcaagcttgaggtgttactaaacttaattcatcaatttaacagctcaaacaatttatttttaaaacttccagacaagctggcaatctgcgttatagtcgcttaaaaattcatatctcgagttccgaaactcaaaatccaattccgtaaattttttctgaaattagactcatatatctatctactaatttttttctagaatttttggtctggccaattagtacagtttattagttaaatgctcccctatttcagggttcgactactctaacccctgtgtattacgaatcagatatctccatgtacagagtttcaatgactataccgtttgtttcttataaaattagactcaataaggatttcatacatgtaaaataaaactcctaattgtttttgtacaacttatagtgaatttttaaagtcagaataggggatacagagatcactctgaccctgttccaccaaaacttaaatatctcacaaaatataactcatatacctattttgtttctttcatatgaaaatagactcatcaggaTTCGATTaaataacttattcatcatttaattccatttcaactatttttagtgatttttaaattcacatcactactgctatttgaatctattttatggtaaattttatctatttcatggtttccatggattagctagcaatttgacatacataactccaaatatgatcatgattagccattccaatggctaatcattatcaagcatttccataccactcaataaccatatcataagaccatatatacaaaatgattataatgctatacatgccatacccaaaatatacaagccattatgccaagatggtatacgaatagtgtgagcgagcctccgaccgttcccgatttccgagctgacttgtcaaaactacaaggaatgaaaatgagggagtaagcataaatgctttgTAAGTTCACATGtgaatagcaagtaacataaccatataagcaaacataaaacatcatttgcataatcatcaccaagacattcatatcataatttcatttatcatcttaccatattgttgttatattgagttttcaacccgagggttaagtacatacctgttcaaagtatccatttcacaacacttaccaaaatgtccctttcatctcgagtattcctccatttgagtagaactttacccgttgaacacatcggaatataattcggatacatggaaagtttgcacataagtgccacatatgtagccaagctaccatataacccgcccataagcgaactcggactcaactcaacgagctcgggcgttcgcatccataagtgaactcggactcaactcaacgagttcggacattcgcatccataagtgaactcggactcaactcaacgagttcggatgcccaaatatcctagtgacatgtcatttgtatcctaatccattcctaaggttcaatgggacctttttcccaatcatgtgtctcaaccatcttctacggaatgccgatactgacactcggtagtatttcacattttccaagtatatcacataatttgacatattatcaaacaattatcacaagtataatatttcataataattatcatatcatttaaataacattaaaacatttaaaataataactatgttaccaacatttacatataaacttacctcgtatgcgaaaatggctacttttactatttcgtccacaacttggtattttccctattttagcctgaatttcagttttccttgctctatcatttaaaatatagtctaattaggactcacattattcaaattgacccaaaatcatattttagcaaaattacagttttgcccctaaacttttgcatatttacactttttccccaaagctcgtaaattaaacttcagcctattttcttatgttttatgacatgctgatcgtttttcccttctatagcaacatcaaattctcactctaacatgtacttatgactattaggtatttttaccgattaagcccttttactcgttttcacttaaaaccgagtagcacaagttgtctaacataatttaaaacctcatattctatcataaaacaccaaaatacacaaatttcacctatgggtatttttccaattatgaaccctaggttgaattattgctagcataagctaaatcaagttaccgggactccaaaaacgtaaaaaacattaaaaacgaggctagaacggacttacaatcgagcttggaagcttgaaaaaccctagacatggtttctccttgctatattcggccatggggttgaagatggacacatttgggttttaaaatttgtcttttaattcattttacccctaaatgaccaaaatgccctttttactattctttaaatttttacccttccaagcccatttttgtccaaatttttttataaattggtcaaattactctttaaggacctctaattaataatctaattcaattttatgcaaaatacttctagaacacaagttttacaatttattcaatttagtctctaacttcaaattaagcactttatgcatagaatttcttcacgagattttcacacaatcatgaaatcatatcatagacctcaaaataattataaaataattatttctatctcggatttgtggtctcgaaaccaccattcctactaggcccaaaatcaggatattacacatgtatttaaattgtatatttatatgttttaaattgaatgttgtgtatgtgatttgtgtaaattttcatgtatgaaattaatcacatatcTGACGATGATCGATAAatattaagtcccgtttgaataaatgaaattcgatggatattgggttcccgaattggttgtggtcctgcatgtgttgcgaacACACCACAGTTTCaaagagcatcccgttattagcACTTATGAGCTTTCTGTTATATGGTTCTTACGAGCTTCCCGTtcatagctcttcggagcatcctgattggttgtgatcttgcatgtgttgtggacacaccgcatCTCCTATGAGCGTCTTGATATATGGCTCTTTggagcttcctgattaaaggctctttcaCGAGCTTCCTAGAATATGTCTCTTCGAAGCTTCCCGATATTGACtcacttgaacttcccgatattggcttgtatgagcttcccgttaatggctctcaggagcttcccattatacagctcacatgagcttcctgttatatggctcgaaagagctttCCGTTTATGTGCTTGTATGAGCATTCCTGAATATAAAATGACGGGTttcagatttgtacacttcgtatGTACTATCCGTGTATCCAACTCGATATTTTAAAagattcaacgggcaaagttctgacatgagacgacatgaaattgaaatgtacTATACCAGTATATACCCGAAATATATGGAATTTATATATGAATACAAGATGTGGAAAGTTTATCaacatggaaatttgattattattgagctcatacatgtttcttgatatttatacgaaatacatggaaatgatggtacatgatatattgatataatggaatgaatgatatatgattatgaagaaatggtaagagaatgatatgtatcacgatatttacatatatgaatattttttatatgacaatacaaggaaattatgtaagttgaaacgagtaataaactcaagtgtgacatgttgagaaaataagatTATCAATATTGAATTTACATGAAATATGTTTAAAGacactaacaagtgttgttgtttgatgcttaggcaagtgtcaagctattggttaaatggtaatatgtttatttatatgatgcatttaAAGGGTAAGTACTCAAATGAAAAAATGCTAGTGcttatgaaagagtggtaaggtttaagttctgtaatttcttatgaaatgacttatcatgtgattaattcaaaaaatgttatgtttaaatgcactagcttgtggctatggttgaatgatatgtttatgactggtgtgttatgcatatggaatgaatgtggaaagtaaagaaataaaaatgaaataaagaaatttggaagagttaaagttgtttaaaatcgtactatgctaggaataatatgtataagtgatgctgtggatttattcaccttgtgagttATTGAATATAACTTCACAAGTATTGCGGTGtcaatattggattattcttgatatatataaatttcatatttgaaataaattgatatgattaaagtttatacgagcttactaagcattcattgcttacgtagttgtttttctttactttccagattatcggaagctcgatcgagtTGGAAGTttgtcggagatatatcacactatccatcagatCTATCGGTACTTTcggatgttttgattttggttataatggcatgtataggtattctaGTTAATATTGGCCTATATGTGTTTTGTTAAAATTAGtcacttatttggcttgtgtGTTGGCACATTTTGGTTTGATGCATATTTGCCTTATATGATTGATGTCTGATTTGGTTTATGAATGTATGGAAAAAAGGTAAAATGTTAgctaaaagtgtaattatatacATGTGTTTTGGGATGTGATGAATTGATCAGAAACCGGTACCTTAATATATAaggtataaatatatttaaatatattagtaTATAAAATACATTTTGGCACgagatggtatgttttggtagatAAGTGTCTTGGTTTGAAATAATGCAAATTAGCTTGGTAAACCTTgggtacaattatgcatatacGTTAGTTGTACATATGAATATATTGAATACATGAACACACAGGGGCgaagctagaaattttttttaggggggtcggatgaaattttaattttttatagtttatatttttataatttgtaaaggattaaattgaatttttataattttaggggggccaaagtgtaattttacctttactaatttaaaatttttaaaaattttcaagggcctaaaataaaattttccattttaaggtgGGCTAGGGCCTATGCCAGCCTCCCTGGCTACGCCCCTGTGAACACACATG
It includes:
- the LOC107911870 gene encoding tubulin alpha-3 chain gives rise to the protein MREIISVHIGQAGIQVGNSCWELYCLEHVIHPDGTMPSDTSMGVAHDAFNTFFSETGSGKHVPRAVFVDLEPTVIDEVRTGPYRQLFHPEQLISGKEDAANNFARGHYTIGKEIVDLCLDRVRKLADNCTGLQGFMVFNAVGGGTGSGLGSLLLERLSVDYGKKSKLGFTIYPSPQVSTAVVEPYNSVLSTHSLLEHTDVAVLLDNEAIYDICRRSLDIERPTYTNLNRLISQTISSLTTSLRFDGAINVDITEFQTNLVPYPRIHFMLSSYAPVISAEKAYHEQISVPEITNAVFEPSSMMAKCDPRHGKYMACCLMYRGDVVPKDVNAAVATIKTKRTVQFVDWCPTGFKCGINYQPPAVVPGGDLAKVQRAVCMISNNTAVAEVFARIDHKFDLMYSKRAFVHWYVGEGMEEGEFSEAREDLAALEKDYEEVGAEGGDDEEEGEEY